attatccatagccgcccaccatagtggtgttgcccggccatctaggcacggtgtaatcatcatcatatacttatcatggagcatgcataggagctcaaataaaaactgtaactctatcggagtgacgtaagatcggtaacctccgattgtattatggaataatcatgatcgtcatgtctcaccttgaaggaactagctttatgaggtgagactatcaatgaagaataacatcaagggaaaacatagaataagatcataaatcttatAAAACGTCAATTCAGacactttggaatctttagaaatagagtcatcatcaatgaataaaattgagaaaatcaagaaataactcaacattctcatattcacattgaaatcataagcttggaacctttaaacacggaatcgtcatcatcatcgtcatcataatcatcatagaaaacatctcatctttagtatcataagaaactccttaagaatcatgaacgtctaacttttggaagtaaggaagGGGATGGAAACATatgtggaatcataacataggaatcatgtctttgaaaaaaagggacaagccttatcataacataggaatcatgtcttTGCCCTTCGTGTTCGCGGCCTTGGGTCGTGCTCGCGAAGGGTTAATCTCTAACACTCTTCACGTTCGCAGCCCTGTGGTCGCGTTCCTGAAGAGCAATTTTCTGCTCTGGTGGCCTGACTTGTAAcgcccataactctctactccgatgtccgattgacgaacggtttgttgcgttggaaactagacttcatgaacttcaatttaggctttgcTTTaccccaaaactcctcatatactaaaagatattctttctccaaataGGGCCAAAATTGcctctcatattttctccaagatccaacaaacttaatttccttggttTACTTGCCCTCTAATCCTTTTgtaacttattatatgaacttaaacccacATAAACATAAGATAAGTGCATCTAATCGTATATACATGCTTGAAGAAAACTCCAGAGTCCATACCTAAAGCAaccaacacttataaatctcaacgtacagaactacggggtgtaacatcaacTTTTTAAGGGCCCCAATTTTCCTAAAAAGTATTAGAgatattattaatttttttgttaAATTCTAATTCCCCGCTTTTACTATTCTTATTATCTTATATTAAATATTCTAAtttcaaaaagagaaaaaaagagaaTTTGAATAATTAATTAAATCCCAACAAAAAACCCTTGATAGCTATATTATCAATTAAAAAGGATAAGTGTTTGTTGCTTTAGGATTTGTTAGAAACCCTTGATTGCTATATTATTAATTGAAAGGGATTTGTTAGAAACCCTTGATAGCTATATTAACATGATTGAAATCTTAGCTTTCTAAATACATCCAAGAAAATTAAATAGACAGCAGAATAAGGAACCTGTAGACAAAGACAAAACATAAAACTGAAATGGCACTTCATACTATAATAGATATAGAGTTGGGATCCAACCACACAGCCTTGTCAACATAGTCATACAAGCTTTAACTTAAAAACATTCAGAGTGCCTGACATAATTTAAAAGGTCTGATAGCTAATGCCAAAGTCTTACATAGATTAGCTGTTTTAACTTAAACAAAAGACCAGTTTATGAACATGAAAGCTAGGCAGTGattggaatcatcatcattgagaACCTTCCATGCTATGGCTTGCTCATATGATACTGGTCTCCCCATGCTAGATACACATATTCCTGCTGGCAGATAGGCAAAGCCCTAAAAGAAGGGTAACAATGATAAGTATCAGGACTTATCAAATTCAGCAGTTACTACCTACAGCCTTTTGTTGTATGAGTTGATAACATGTAGTCAATAACTGGTCTAGCACTTGTGGAATCAAAACTTGTAAGGTTTCTGATTATTGTTGGAACTATTTTGCTAAGTTGAAGGACATATATAACCAACATATCATGGAAGTAGTCTAACCTGCTGCATGATCTTGGAGAACTCTGATAGGAGGACCTTACGACCAGATTCATCTAGAATCTTATCAAGCATTATATCCTGAAGAGCTAACAAGGTGGTTTCAAGCATGTCAAGACCTGCCTGGTTTGCAAATGTAAAAACTGCAGATGCCTGCATTAACAAGTTCATTAACTAATTAGGTATCTTGTTTCATCTCTAGAAAGAACCTTGGATAAATACTAAGTATTGATTAATTCATGGTTCGGAACAAGTTTAGAAGCAGCGTTACTGACGTTCATTTTGACCGAGCAACACATTATTGCATCACCGTGGTGCCAGAGTTGTTTCAGAATAGCATCACCAGCTTGAGAGTCAACCTGAAACAGGTCTCCTCCAGTATGCACCCTGGAATATAATCGGGAAATAGTTAGACCAGGTAAAACATTCAATGTCACTGCAAGTTCCATGCAAATCATCAACTTGTCTTCGAAGTTCAAAGAGCTAATACATACGAGGTCAAAAGTAATTCTTTTTTCCCACTTCATTACAATGACAGGTTAATTGTTGATATGAAGTTTTACAGGTAATGACGCAAAACATGTTAGTACGAAAATGCCAAAAGTACAGAAAGGACGTTTGAAACCCATACCTATAGCTCCGGGAAATCCACCTTGCCAAAGTGACAGCTTCAGGTGAACCAGGGAAGGGTTTAGGTGTCAACTGAGAGCTGAGTCGAGAAGGTGCTATGGCCATTGCAACTCTCTGAACAGAGCCTACTATACTTCGCACATATTGGCGAGCCATTGCAGCTACATTATCCCGGTAATGACTCTCAAAAGTAAACTGGAATGCAATTGTCAAGACTGAACGATGGTTGTAATTGCTTGCTTCAATTTCACCAGCTGGACGTGTCCCGCCAGTTCCAGCTTCAAGAGTCGAAGCTAAATCCAAGGTCCGAGTTGCTGCAGGGACATCCTGCATCATAAAATTAGTTTACTTTTAGAATAAACTACGAAGATAATCCTCACTCTTCAAGCTTTAACTATGAATTTTCCATTGTCTGGACCAGTTAAAATTCAGAAGCTTGTGACTGAAACGCTAGACGTTATGTACGCATATTACTGAACTGATTTAGGTTCCAGTGGAATGACACGGAAGCCAGATGGAAGCAATGGGGCATCATCACCAAAAGATTCATCAATAGGTGCAAAAACAAGCTGAGCACAGGCACCTGCAGCATTCTCATCAACTCCACTGCATAACTGCAATGGTAGTAAGATAATTAGTGAACCAAAAATGTCGAAAAGCACACAAATTTCAATTTAAGGTGTATGAATTCTCAACCTGTAACAAGTACATATCCCGTGACAAAGCAATATCCTCTGGAGAGAAAGCAGGACCCTCTAGACGTACTACCTCGAGAAACTAGATAAAAAGGAAAAGTTAAACCACAAAATGATTCATCCGTCACGGAATGTAGACAACATCTACCAGGGCAACAATTATTAAGTAGAACATGATAAGACTGTTACCTCCTCATGCTCCACAGTCTGAGCTAGGGGTAAAATGACCTGGCTACTTGGGAAGCCACCTGGTCTGGCACAAGGGACAGCATATGGACTGGCTTTAAGAGATGCAGCAGAATAAGCATCAACCCCATAATCTGCCCACTCAGAACGGTGCTCCCTAAGAAAACGAACAAGCAAAGGAGGGGGAACATTCTACATAACAAAAGTACTAGAAAGAGATTAGAACATATCCACAATCACAAACTAGAAAATTAATTCTAATTCTTATTTTTTAACATAAACTAAAGTCAAATATCAATTCGAACATACCTGAAGAAGCATAGATGCCCGGGCACACAGAACTCCTCCAAATGTAGGGAGTATTGACAAAGTGTTGTACTGTGAACCAAGGAATTTGCTTGAAGATGAGTTTATAGCAATTGTTACATCCTCTACACCATCACTATCCATAATAGTCCAACCATCATCAACAAATCCATTAACAGCATCATTAAATCCCCTGTAGTAATATCAAGGATTAAATTCTGAAGAGACTAATAGAAACTGGTAGAAAGCATAGCGTTTCTAAAAGCTTCATTACAACTGTGTTGCGGCAGTATATATTATTTCTAAGTCTCTAACGGAATAATTGGCTTTTCTTCTCACCTGCATAATCTCTGACTTAGTGCCCTCAAAACAGCAGGTTGGCGACCCCCTGTGTATTGGATCTCTCCGCTGGTCTCTTGTGCAATTTGCCGTATGTGTCGCAAGGCCTGTACAGATAACTCCGACTTATTAATGATTAAATCACCTTGTCATTGCGGAGACAGACATTCGAACAAATGCAGAATTCCTTACAGCCATAGTCATCTTCTGAGCAAGGATCTTGGAAGACTCATAAAGTGGCCTCAGAACCTCAGGGACACTCCAAGCCTGCGCACAGATAGGGTATGTTCAACTATAGTAATCTAAAGAAATCAAAATTTCAATCGACCAACATTTTCCAGACTTACATCAAGATCAATATGATCAACAATGTGAATCATTGAGCCCCCACCCTCACAAGGCCTTATGAGGTAGCCACTCGGTAGCATTTCAGCCCTGACAAAACTTGTAGCAGGAGGCCCTGTTGGGCCACCAGTTGCTGGCGTCAGAGATCGTTCACATATCTGCATTTTGTTTGCCAGAAAAAAATTATTGTAAATGAAAGGTTGTAGCTATAGCCTGCTTTTGCAACAATAGGCAAATAGAGCTTAGAAACATTAATTTTGGATTATGCCTAATACATACCACAAGACTGCCATCCTCCAAACTTGTAGTGTATCTCAATGTCCAAAAGTCACGAGCAGATGCCAAAGTAGTTGGA
The nucleotide sequence above comes from Lycium barbarum isolate Lr01 chromosome 3, ASM1917538v2, whole genome shotgun sequence. Encoded proteins:
- the LOC132631646 gene encoding homeobox-leucine zipper protein ATHB-14-like isoform X1, which gives rise to MALCLHRGGESNKNEMDNGKYVRYTPEQVEALERVYAECPKPTSLRRQQLIRECPILSNIEPKQIKVWFQNRRCREKQRKEASRLQTVNRKLSAMNKLLMEENDRLQKQVSQLVYENGYMKQQINTQVSSTTTDTSCESVVVSAQQQRKNPTPQHPERDANNPAGLLAIAEETLAVFLGKATGTAVDWVQMIGMKPGPDSIGIVAVSRNCSGVAARACGLVSLEPTKVAEILKDRPSWYRDCRCLNILSVIPTGNGGTIELIYLQTYAPTTLASARDFWTLRYTTSLEDGSLVICERSLTPATGGPTGPPATSFVRAEMLPSGYLIRPCEGGGSMIHIVDHIDLDAWSVPEVLRPLYESSKILAQKMTMAALRHIRQIAQETSGEIQYTGGRQPAVLRALSQRLCRGFNDAVNGFVDDGWTIMDSDGVEDVTIAINSSSSKFLGSQYNTLSILPTFGGVLCARASMLLQNVPPPLLVRFLREHRSEWADYGVDAYSAASLKASPYAVPCARPGGFPSSQVILPLAQTVEHEEFLEVVRLEGPAFSPEDIALSRDMYLLQLCSGVDENAAGACAQLVFAPIDESFGDDAPLLPSGFRVIPLEPKSDVPAATRTLDLASTLEAGTGGTRPAGEIEASNYNHRSVLTIAFQFTFESHYRDNVAAMARQYVRSIVGSVQRVAMAIAPSRLSSQLTPKPFPGSPEAVTLARWISRSYRVHTGGDLFQVDSQAGDAILKQLWHHGDAIMCCSVKMNASAVFTFANQAGLDMLETTLLALQDIMLDKILDESGRKVLLSEFSKIMQQGFAYLPAGICVSSMGRPVSYEQAIAWKVLNDDDSNHCLAFMFINWSFV
- the LOC132631646 gene encoding homeobox-leucine zipper protein ATHB-14-like isoform X2, yielding MALCLHRGGESNKNEMDNGKYVRYTPEQVEALERVYAECPKPTSLRRQQLIRECPILSNIEPKQIKVWFQNRRCREKQRKEASRLQTVNRKLSAMNKLLMEENDRLQKQVSQLVYENGYMKQQINTVSSTTTDTSCESVVVSAQQQRKNPTPQHPERDANNPAGLLAIAEETLAVFLGKATGTAVDWVQMIGMKPGPDSIGIVAVSRNCSGVAARACGLVSLEPTKVAEILKDRPSWYRDCRCLNILSVIPTGNGGTIELIYLQTYAPTTLASARDFWTLRYTTSLEDGSLVICERSLTPATGGPTGPPATSFVRAEMLPSGYLIRPCEGGGSMIHIVDHIDLDAWSVPEVLRPLYESSKILAQKMTMAALRHIRQIAQETSGEIQYTGGRQPAVLRALSQRLCRGFNDAVNGFVDDGWTIMDSDGVEDVTIAINSSSSKFLGSQYNTLSILPTFGGVLCARASMLLQNVPPPLLVRFLREHRSEWADYGVDAYSAASLKASPYAVPCARPGGFPSSQVILPLAQTVEHEEFLEVVRLEGPAFSPEDIALSRDMYLLQLCSGVDENAAGACAQLVFAPIDESFGDDAPLLPSGFRVIPLEPKSDVPAATRTLDLASTLEAGTGGTRPAGEIEASNYNHRSVLTIAFQFTFESHYRDNVAAMARQYVRSIVGSVQRVAMAIAPSRLSSQLTPKPFPGSPEAVTLARWISRSYRVHTGGDLFQVDSQAGDAILKQLWHHGDAIMCCSVKMNASAVFTFANQAGLDMLETTLLALQDIMLDKILDESGRKVLLSEFSKIMQQGFAYLPAGICVSSMGRPVSYEQAIAWKVLNDDDSNHCLAFMFINWSFV
- the LOC132631646 gene encoding homeobox-leucine zipper protein ATHB-14-like isoform X3, which produces MIFQFINGMTRRRKICREKQRKEASRLQTVNRKLSAMNKLLMEENDRLQKQVSQLVYENGYMKQQINTQVSSTTTDTSCESVVVSAQQQRKNPTPQHPERDANNPAGLLAIAEETLAVFLGKATGTAVDWVQMIGMKPGPDSIGIVAVSRNCSGVAARACGLVSLEPTKVAEILKDRPSWYRDCRCLNILSVIPTGNGGTIELIYLQTYAPTTLASARDFWTLRYTTSLEDGSLVICERSLTPATGGPTGPPATSFVRAEMLPSGYLIRPCEGGGSMIHIVDHIDLDAWSVPEVLRPLYESSKILAQKMTMAALRHIRQIAQETSGEIQYTGGRQPAVLRALSQRLCRGFNDAVNGFVDDGWTIMDSDGVEDVTIAINSSSSKFLGSQYNTLSILPTFGGVLCARASMLLQNVPPPLLVRFLREHRSEWADYGVDAYSAASLKASPYAVPCARPGGFPSSQVILPLAQTVEHEEFLEVVRLEGPAFSPEDIALSRDMYLLQLCSGVDENAAGACAQLVFAPIDESFGDDAPLLPSGFRVIPLEPKSDVPAATRTLDLASTLEAGTGGTRPAGEIEASNYNHRSVLTIAFQFTFESHYRDNVAAMARQYVRSIVGSVQRVAMAIAPSRLSSQLTPKPFPGSPEAVTLARWISRSYRVHTGGDLFQVDSQAGDAILKQLWHHGDAIMCCSVKMNASAVFTFANQAGLDMLETTLLALQDIMLDKILDESGRKVLLSEFSKIMQQGFAYLPAGICVSSMGRPVSYEQAIAWKVLNDDDSNHCLAFMFINWSFV